DNA sequence from the Spirochaetota bacterium genome:
GAGGGAGCCCGCGGCTGTGGAGCACCAAGAGCATCAATTTCGATAATCTTGCACGCTCGCTCTTCTGGACAGGGTTCTCCGTTCCGCTCTTGAGCATCGTTAAGGTATCGTTCGACGGGATTTGGCCGCTCGCACATACCGGCATGCTGTATCAGGTGACGAAGTTCTTCTGCATCTGCATCGTCAATGGAAGCTATATCTTCACGCATAACATGATACGCGGTTTCGAGCTGCCGACGGCACGGATGAATTTCTTCCGCAGCGTGCTTGCCTGGCCGTTCGCGACCGTGACCGGTCCCATCGGCGACTTTCTCGTGATACCGAGCGTCGTGCTCGCGAAATTCTGGTCGGATTTCATCGCCGGCATCATCGAGGGTTCGGGGAAATTCCTTTCCCTCGTCAATGTCCGTAAGCGCAATCTCCGTGAGATATTGCCGCGTGTCCATTCCCGCGATACGGCAGCGAGGTACATCGCGCTCATCGACCTTATGTACATCTTCTCCACCGATCCGCGGAGCAGGACATCGCTGCGGGAGCTTTTGCTGCACAAGTTGAACATCTACGAGAAGCTGTCGTCCATGGTGACCCGTGAGCGGGACAGCGCTACGTCAGGGACCGATGACTTTCAGGCGCTGAACGCATTCTTCTCACTGAAGGAAAATTGCGTCCGCGTGACGGATTTTATCCTGGAACGGTTCGAGCCGAAGATGGCGACGCCGCTCATCGTAACGGTCATCGGATCGTTCGGTGAATTCGCGAAATGGCTTTCGCGGCATGCGCCGGAGCGATGATGTGTTCGACAGTGCTATCATGCGGTAGTCGCGCGTATCGATCATAGGAGGAGGGACGTATGCTTCACATCGGGATGTGGACGAGCTATTTCATCGATCTTTCACCGGAGGACATGGTCACGACATTCGCGAGGAAGGGCTGGTATCATCTGGAGCTTTCCGACGAGCATGGGAAAGCGCTCCTCGACCGGGGAACTTCGCCCGAGGCGACAGGGCGATCCTTCAGAAAATATGCTGCTGACCACAACGTCGTGTTCCCGCAGGGGCATTTGTGGCTTACCTGCAACATAACGGCGGACGACGGCGGGAAAACGCTTGATGCGCTGAAACGATGGCTCGATCTTTTCAATGCTATAGGCATTACCGCAGCAGTGCTTCATCCTGCCGGCGGTCCGATGTCGAAGCCCGGCACGACACCCGAAGGCTTTTCGGAAAAGAACATTGCCGCACTGAGGATATTGACCGATCACATTGCGGGAACTCCGTTGAAGATCTCGCTTGAGAACGGAGGCTCGGCAGAGCCGCTTCTCGCGATGATCAATGCCGTGGGTGATAATAATCTGGGAATATGTCTCGATACGGGGCATCTGAACCTGTTCAAGGGTGATCCGGCGGAATTCATCAGAAAAGCAGGGAAGCATCTTACCGCGCTGCACATCGCCGACAATGAAGGTCAGAACGATCAGCATCTCATGCCGTTCGGGCGCGGGAAAGTGCCGTGGAAATCATTCATAGATGCCGTAAAGCAGATAGGGTATCAGGGACTGTTCAATCTCGAAATTCCCGGAGAGAATATGTGCCCCATTACGGTACGGCTTATGAAGCTTGATTACATACGGCAGACAATGGCCTACATGATGAACGGAAT
Encoded proteins:
- a CDS encoding sugar phosphate isomerase/epimerase, encoding MLHIGMWTSYFIDLSPEDMVTTFARKGWYHLELSDEHGKALLDRGTSPEATGRSFRKYAADHNVVFPQGHLWLTCNITADDGGKTLDALKRWLDLFNAIGITAAVLHPAGGPMSKPGTTPEGFSEKNIAALRILTDHIAGTPLKISLENGGSAEPLLAMINAVGDNNLGICLDTGHLNLFKGDPAEFIRKAGKHLTALHIADNEGQNDQHLMPFGRGKVPWKSFIDAVKQIGYQGLFNLEIPGENMCPITVRLMKLDYIRQTMAYMMNGMD